In Papaver somniferum cultivar HN1 chromosome 1, ASM357369v1, whole genome shotgun sequence, a genomic segment contains:
- the LOC113291004 gene encoding uncharacterized protein LOC113291004: MSRCFPYPPPGYEVKKNGVLDLDLLESIKRDSEKIKKERKKEKKRDKKLKKEQSKESGDTQKKERSHGTRHKSDGKAGDGLKRKELESEQLEKSCLTEDQGQPANTQNLYDSSDSTLNSNKRKRHSSPSDVSRSSGNSVLIKLPLQKHKDIELPTSNSVLIKSPLQKHKDIDLRTSNEQACSVSGRTEIITIPRGELASLRASKQSCSTSGRNELHTQDVHVPTKCSSKSAPRGVDLQFRDLIENWVPPTLQLYRTDFDDQEWLFEVNPQRRHEAKRLKPSSIDIDSCRGSSGWPRACYLPAADIYALPYTVPF, translated from the exons atgTCTCGTTGCTTTCCTTACCCTCCACCAgggtatgaggtgaagaagaATGGCGTTCTTGACCTGGATCTTCTTGAATCGATTAAG CGAGATAGTGAGAAAATCaagaaggaaagaaagaaagagaagaagagagataAGAAACTTAAGAAGGAACAATCAAAGGAAAGTGGGGATACCCAAAAGAAAGAACGAAGTCACGGAACGAGGCATAAATCAGATGGTAAGGCAGGAGACGGCCTAAAGAGAAAAGAGCTTGAATCTGAGCAATTAGAGAAAAGCTGCCTTACTGAAGACCAAGGGCAACCTGCCAACACTCAGAACCTCTATGATTCATCTGACAGCACACTGAATAGTAACAAGAGGAAGAGACATAGTTCACCTTCTGATGTCAGCCGTAGCAGTG GGAACTCAGTGTTGATCAAATTGCCTCTCCAAAAACACAAGGATATAGAGCTGCCAACAAGCAACTCAGTGTTGATCAAATCGCCTCTCCAAAAGCACAAGGATATAGACCTGCGAACAAGCAACGAGCAAGCCTGCTCTGTATCAGGAAGAACTGAGATTATCACAATCCCGAGAGGTGAATTAGCCTCTCTAAGAGCATCCAAGCAGTCTTGTTCCACATCAGGGAGAAATGAGCTTCATACGCAAGATGTTCATGTTCCAACAAAGTGTAGCTCTAAAAGTGCTCCACGTGGTGTAGATTTGCAGTTCAGAGATCTGATTGAGAACTGGGTGCCACCTACACTGCAACTTTATCGAACTGATTTCGATGATCAGGAGTGGCTGTTTGAGGTGAATCCACAACGAAGGCATGAAGCCAAAAGATTGAAACCTAGTAGCATTGACATTGACTCATGTCGTGGAAGCTCAGGGTGGCCACGAGCCTGTTACTTGCCTGCGGCTGATATATATGCCCTACCATACACAGTACCCTTCTGA
- the LOC113290992 gene encoding proline-rich receptor-like protein kinase PERK4, translating into MTVELRVVKKGNEQNKMKEKKTVLVGIRIDKLGRELLNWALVKVAEPGDQVVALHVSRNFDVSAADNLLLEDYLEVYKGLCNEKKIVLRGEVCNGCSVRDVLVREAKVFDAGTVVLGVSRRRHALSSSVYVAKYCYKNLPSNTSVLAVHNGKIVYERGLTTRPPGMKWDRRPSIYPFQLLSLNETQSPKLSEISEDGSGESENTKSDNFRFSNEDREELCSSSMSGSDGIKHGSVHLDQLFREEPFSPVTVNETPELKPGWPLLRCATSLNQNNNHKESQGARKMSVVQWVMSLPNRSLPETPTSYDSDKSDNQFVREYENALSNKNLEAWGELPKEMDLLVRTNSSNCKWFSHKELSNATSQFSTENLIGKGGCSRVYKGILSDRKLVAVKVLKVSKESWKDFVLEIDIISSLKHKNITPLIGVCINNNDLVLVYDFFSKGSLEQYLHEKRGKNGMSWDLRLKVAIGIAEAINYLHNECARPVIHRDIKSSNVLLSRNFQPQLSDFGLALWTPRTSAEAHFDVVGTFGYLAPEYFMYGKVTEKIDVYSFGVLLLELLSGRKPISDKTPKGQESLVMWAKPMLESGDIAGIMDPDLIGKYNEAQMERMVLAVTLCITRTARLRPEMSQVVKLLKGEIDVEEWSNSHGNELKDLEYREEEGDEAYPDSSAESHLSVALFGMDDDDTTTSPSSIEQSERRSLDSYLKGRWSRSSSFN; encoded by the exons ATGACTGTTGAATTGagagttgtaaagaaaggaaaTGAACAGAACaagatgaaagaaaagaaaactgtGTTGGTAGGGATTCGTATTGATAAGCTTGGTAGAGAATTGCTTAATTGGGCTCTTGTTAAAGTTGCTGAACCTGGAGATCAAGTTGTTGCCTTGCATGTTTCTCGAAATTTTG ATGTGTCTGCAGCGGATAATCTCTTATTGGAAGATTATCTGGAAGTTTATAAAGGCTTATGTAATGAAAAAAAG ATTGTTCTTAGAGGAGAAGTTTGTAATGGATGTTCAGTTAGAGATGTATTAGTTAGAGAAGCAAAGGTTTTTGATGCAGGGACTGTTGTTTTAGGAGTCAGCCGGAGGCGACATGCTTTGAG CTCTTCCGTGTATGTGGCAAAGTACTGCTATAAGAATTTACCTTCAAATACTTCAGTATTGGCAGTCCACAACGGAAAAATCGTCTACGAAAGGGGTCTCACTACCCGTCCACCAG GAATGAAATGGGATAGAAGGCCAAGTATATACCCATTTCAGCTTCTGAGTCTGAATGAAACTCAAAGTCCCAAACTATCTGAGATATCTGAAGACGGATCAGGAGAAAGTGAAAACACAAAGAGTGACAATTTCAGGTTTTCTAATGAAGATAGAGAAGAGCTTTGTTCAAGCTCGATGTCTGGTAGTGATGGTATTAAACACGGTAGTGTGCACCTCGATCAGCTATTCAGGGAGGAACCTTTTAGTCCTGTAACTGTTAATGAGACACCAGAATTGAAACCGGGCTGGCCTCTTCTCCGATGTGCAACTTCTTTGAATCAAAACAACAATCATAAAGAATCACAAGGAGCTAGGAAAATGTCAGTGGTGCAATGGGTAATGAGCTTACCCAATAGGTCGCTTCCTGAAACCCCGACTAGTTATGATTCTGATAAAAGTGACAATCAATTTGTACGAGAGTATGAAAACGCACTCAGTAATAAGAATTTGGAGGCGTGGGGAGAGCTTCCCAAGGAAATGGATCTTCTAGTCAGGACTAATTCCTCTAACTGTAAGTGGTTTAGTCATAAGGAGCTCAGCAATGCAACTTCTCAGTTCTCTACAG AAAATCTAATTGGGAAAGGAGGGTGTAGTCGTGTGTACAAGGGTATTCTTTCAGATAGAAAATTGGTTGCCGTGAAGGTTTTAAAAGTGTCCAAGGAATCATGGAAGGATTTCGTCTTAGAGATCGATATCATCTCCTCGCTAAAGCACAAAAACATTACGCCTCTCATTGGGGTGTGCATCAACAATAATGATCTCGTCTTAGTTTACGATTTCTTCTCCAAAGGAAGCCTAGAGCAGTATCTTCATG AGAAGAGAGGGAAAAATGGTATGTCATGGGACTTACGGCTCAAGGTGGCAATTGGAATTGCTGAAGCTATCAATTACCTGCACAATGAATGTGCAAGGCCAGTTATAcacagagatatcaagtcatCAAATGTTCTTCTTTCCAGAAACTTCCAGCCACAG CTCTCTGATTTTGGCCTAGCTCTTTGGACACCAAGAACCTCAGCAGAGGCGCATTTTGATGTAGTTGGAACGTTTGGGTATCTAGCTCCAGAATATTTCATGTATGGGAAGGTTACCGAAAAGATAGATGTTTATTCGTTTGGGGTTCTTCTCCTTGAATTGTTATCAGGAAGAAAGCCGATTAGCGACAAGACACCTAAAGGACAAGAGAGCTTAGTTATGTGG GCAAAACCAATGTTGGAGAGCGGGGACATTGCAGGAATAATGGATCCTGATTTGATTGGAAAATACAATGAGGCGCAAATGGAAAGAATGGTTTTAGCTGTGACCCTTTGTATCACAAGAACAGCTCGATTACGCCCAGAGATGAGTCAG GTAGTGAAGCTTCTAAAAGGAGAAATTGACGTGGAGGAGTGGTCGAATTCTCACGGGAATGAACTAAAAGACCTTGAGTaccgagaagaagaaggagatgaagCTTATCCAGATTCTAGTGCGGAATCACATTTAAGTGTTGCTTTGTTTGGTATGGATGATGATGATACAACAACATCGCCTAGCAGTATAGAGCAAAGCGAACGTCGCTCTTTGGATTCTTATCTAAAAGGAAGATGGAGTCGCTCTTCAAGCTTCAACTAA